The DNA sequence TGTCGTCGAGCATACCCGAGAGCCATATCGCCCTCACCGACGACCCCGAGGAAGGTGCCGACAAGGTCATGAGTTCGAAGACGGGAGGAAGGGAGACCGCCGAAGAACAGAGGGAGAAAGGCGGAGAGGCAGACGACTGTCCCGTCTACGAACTCTACGCCTATATGCTCGCCGAGGACGACGAACACGCCAAGACAGTCTATGACGAATGTGTCAACGGCGAACGTCTGTGTGGTGGATGTAAGTCGGAAGCCGCCGATCTAATGGAGGAGTTCTTAGAGGAACACCACGAGAAACGCGAGGAGGCGAAGGAGAGGGTCGAGGAGTTCGGCGTCGAGCTTTAGCCGAGTTGCGTTATACTTATACTATAGTAAGTGGATTTTTTGGACATGGCAGACACAGACACAACAGTCACAGTAATAGGAGACGGTCCAGCGGGTCTGGGTGCCGCCCTCATACTCGCGAAGGACGGTCAGGACGTCGAGGTATTCGGAGACGACGAGTCGAGGATGCACGACGCTTACCTCTACAACTACCCCGGCATAGACGAGATACACGGCTCCGACTTCATGGAGATTCTGAGGGATCAGTGTGAGGATTTCGACACGAGCATCAACCACGAGAGGGTCGAGGAGATAGAGGTCGAAGACGACGGCTTCACGGTTACTACGGAGTCGGGTGACGAGTACAGTTCGGAGTACACCGTAATAGCCACGGGACTCGACAAGGATCTCGCGGAGGACATCGGCTTAGAGTTCGACGGCGACTCCGTCGAAGCCGACAAGTTCGGAAGAACCAACGTAGACGACCTCTACGCCGCGGGATGGGTCATGAGAGGACACAAGATAGAGGCGGCTATCTCGGTAGGAGACGGACAGGCTGTCGCACTCGACATACTCTCCGACATCAAGGGAGAGCCCTACCACGACTTCGATGTTCCCTGACCTGGTCGGAGTAGCTCAGAAAACAGAAGAATACAGAAGTATCTCGTAGCTGACTCACACGCTAAAAAATCTTTTCCGACTTATTTACTCAGGCTGCTTTACGTATGTAGAGTCTGAGAACGTCGCCTTCCTTTTCGAGTCCCAGGAACTCGTTACCAGTCCTATCTGCCCACGACTGAACGTCGCTCTCGGCTCCCGGATCTGTCGCGAGGACTTCGAGAACCTCGCCGTCGCCGATGTTGTCTATCTCCTTTTTGGTCTGTAAGACCGGCATAGGACAGCTTTCCCCCTTTACGTCTAACGTTTGGTCAACTTCTACTTCCATTTTTGTCACCCCAAATACCGTACTCCACCTTAGAACACAGGTAAACATATATCTTTCCCTGTCTTGTCAATACATCCCAAGACAGCCTGCGCCATAAATATTATTTAGATAGGGTCTCTATCACGAGTATGGGAGTAAAAGTAAAAGACTTCTACGCTGACTGGTGTGGACCGTGTAAGAAACAGGATCCCATAATAGAGGATCTAGAGGAGAAACATCCTGACGTTGACTTCGAGAAGGTAGACGTCGACGACAACCCCGACACCGCGAGGGACTACGGAGTACGTTCGGTTCCGACTATAATAGTCGAGAAGGACGGAGAGATAGTCGAGAAGTTCATCGGAGTCACGCAGGCTGAGAAGATAGAAGCCGCGATGGACTAGACTTTTCTGTTTCGGGATTAGGAGTCGGCTATCTCCATACCCATTCTCATACCAAAGGGCTCGGTGCTGAGCTTCTCGAAGCCGACGTCCCTGTAGAGCGAGATAGCCGCCTCGTTCCATCTTTCGACAGTTAGCCAGATCTCGTCGACGTCTTTCTTGACTGCGTGTCCAAGGAGTGCACGTATCAGACGAGAGCCTATGCCCGACCTCTGGTACTCCTGATCGACGAATATAGCGAGACTGTGTCTTCCCTCACCGTCAGGAACGAGTATAGCGTGTCCGACAGCAGTCGACTCACTCCAAGCCACGACGCTCACGCCGTCCGTGATAGAGTCGAGCCAGTCACGTATCTCGTCCTCGTCTATCGGCGGTATCCCCTGAGCGCGATCCTGAGTGTCGAAGCCTCTGTACATCTCAAAGAGTGCCTCGAACTCGTCTTCTACCTCCGACCTACCGTACTCTCTCAGACGTATGTCACGTCCGTCCCTGTCCTCGAACCTCAGAGGAGGCGACTCGAACCTACTCACCGACTTCTCGGGGTACTGGTCTTCTTCTTTCATCTCACGAGTTTGACAGATATATTAGAGTTGAGTATAACGAACTCGGCTATGTGTCCTATCCTTATCTTACCCATCGGACTCTTCTCGCCGCCTCCGAGGACTATCTCGTCGAAGCCCTCACGCTCCGCGATATCGACTATACGGCTCCCGGCGTGTCCCTCGACACGTCTGACCTCCGACGAAACGTCGTACTCATCGAGTATCCCACGAACCTTCTCCTTTACGTCGTCGGCGTCTGAGTCACTCCTCGGGTTGTCGACTACCGCAACTGTGAGGTCGTCACCCGTCTCCTCAGTTCTCTCAGCGGTTCGTCTGAGGGCACGAACCGAGTCCTCGCTTCCACCGATTCCCAGAAGAATCTTCATTATGCGTACGTATATAGACCCTGGAGAATGAATATACTAACGGAACAGACGTCTACGTCTATGTCTCTGTGACCGTTTCGCGGTTCTGTATAACGAGTAGAAAGCCCATGGATGCGAGTATGATACTGTAAGCCACTGCGGCTAAGAGAGCGTCGTAGGTACTCGCGTACTCGGAGGTTCTGAAGATTATCGCTTTACGTACCATCGCTATGACTCCGGTGTATATGATGAGTCTTACTATGACACGTGTGTCGCTTTCCTCGATGTAGGCTATTACTGTCTGGTATATCTCGGCTATTATGAGAAGGAGAAGACCCGTATCTATGAACCCCATCACGACGGTGGGCTGTGTTATGCTTCCGTCGACAGTCGCCTCTAATATCTGGAGAGACAGGTCGAATACGCCTACAGCGAACAGAAGGGCGAATATGACTCCAGCGGCTACCTCGACGTAATGTACGACCTTCTTAGTCGACGAAGCTATCGACAAGGGCGACAGTCTCATCTCTCCGGCGTCGTCGGAGTCAGACATACTCTATCCTTGCCTCCGGTGTTTAATAACCGTGACGCAGTTGGAACTACCCGTACCGTACTTTACTCAGCTATCAAAAAACAGTTAGCTAGCTAACTTATGCTCGGACGAGGTTGTCCGCTCTGGGACCCTTGTCGCCCTCGACTATCTTGAATTCGACTTCCTCACCTTCTTCTAGGTCAGGACCTCCAATGTCCTCCATGTGGAAGAAAACATCGTCGTCTGCTTCGTCCGTTTCGATAAATCCGTAACCCTTCCTGTCATGGAAAAAGGTTACCTCTCCTTCTGCCATGTTACTACATAATTACCCTAGAGGGATATACTTACCGGAAAGACACCTCCACGTCAAAGACCCTCATTCCCTGTCCGTCTTCCGACAGCTTTAAATATATGAGATACGAATTTCGGGTACCATGTCCCATAATGGAGAGGGTAGTAGAAGGGATCTGATTCCTTCGACGCCAGGCGACCACCAGGGGAATCGTTTTTTGGGATCACAGTGTAGACTCTGTTAGTATATTTGATACTACGCTTAGAGACGGCGAACAGTCTCCAGGGACGTCATTCTCGCACGACGACAAGATCAAGATAGCAGACACCCTCGACGAGATGGGTGTCGATATCATAGAGGCGGGCTTCCCGATCAACAGTGACGAGGAGTTCGAAGCTGTACGTGAGATTACACAGCGCGTCGACTCCGACGTCTGTGGTCTTGCGAGGGTCAAGAAGCCCGACATAGACGCTGCTATAGACGCAGACGTCGATCTGATACATACGTTCGTCTCGTCGAGCGACGTCCAGATCGAGAACAGCCTCGACTCGTCACGTGAGGAGGTTCTCAACATGACGGCGGAGGCTGTCGAACACATAACTGACCACGGCTATGACTGTATGTTCTCGCCGATGGACGCGACACGTACCGACTTCGACTTCCTCGTCGATATAGTCAGTACGGCGAGCGAGGCGGGAGCCGACATAGTCAACATACCCGACACAGTCGGTGTGATGCGTCCGACTGCGATGAAACGTCTCATATCGGGTCTAAGAGAAGAGGTCGACATACCTTACGACGTCCACTGTCACGACGACTTCGGTCTTGCGACCGCGAACTCGATAGCCGGAATCGAGGCGGGTGCTGTCCAGACACAGGTCAGTGTCAACGGAATAGGCGAGCGTGCCGGAAACGCGGCTCTCGAAGAGGTCGTGATGTCGATAGAGAGCATATTCGGTGTCGACACCGGAATAGACACCACTAAGATATACGAACTCTCGAAGCTCGTCGAACGTCTCTCAGGAATACCTCTGCCACAGAACAAGCCGATCGTGGGAAGCAACGCCTTCTCACACGAGTCGGGAATCCACGCCGCAGGCGTGATAGAGGACTCCTCGACATTCGAGCCCGGAATAATGACCCCCGAAATGGTGGGTCACAGACGCCGTCTCGTGATGGGCAAGCACACAGGAAAACACAGCGTCCGTGAGACGCTCCAGGACGCAGGATACGACCCGTCGGAGGACGAGGTCAATGAGATCACGAGACGTATCAAGTCGATGGGTGGCAAAGGGAAACGCATCACAGACGCCGACGTCTTCGCAATCGCCGAGAGCGTTATGTCGAACGTTCCCGAGTCGGAGAAACTCATCGACCTAGACGAGGTGAGTGTCGTCACGGGTAACAAGACTACGCCGATGGCGAGCGTAAAGGCGGACGTCGACGAGGAGGTACGTGTCGACGCGAGCGTCGGAGTAGGTCCTGTTGACGCTGCACTCAACGCCGTCGAGTCGATAATGGAGAACGAGGAAGGACACGACCACGACATAGAGATAACTGACTTCCATATCGACTCGATAAGCGGCGGAAGCGACGCCGTCGCCAACGTCTACGTCGGAGTAGCCGACTCGAAGGGACGTGAGGCAAACGCCAACGCGTCGAGCGAGGACATAACTACGGCGAGTGTCGAGGCTGTCGTCGATGCCATAAACCATCTCGTCAGGAAGAGGGAGTCAGACGACGAGATAGAAGAAACCGAGGCAACACCATGAGCAAGTCCGAGGAAGAGAAGTCTGAGAAAAAATCACAGACACAGACAGAGACAGAGAACGAGGCACAGGCTGAGGAGACTCAAGCCGAAGCCGAGGCAGGTTCGGAGGAGAGACACGAAAGGAGAGGAGCACGCGCTCTCGTCGAGGGTCTAAAAGACGAGGGCGTCGAAACGATGTTCGGTATAACCGGCGGCGCAGTCATGCCCGTATACGACGAGCTCTACGACGATGACGACATAGAGCACATAATGATGGGTCACGAACAGGGCGCAGCCCACGCCGCCGAGGCGTACCACTCGGTCTCGGGACAGCCCGGTGTCTGTCTTGCGACCTCGGGCCCGGGTGCCACTAACCTGATCACGGGGATAGCAGACGCGAGTATCGACTCACGTAGTGTCGTCGCTATCACGGGTCAGGTTCCGACCGACCTGATAGGCAACGACGCCTTCCAGGAGACAGACACACGTGGAATCACGATGCCTATCACTAAGCACAACTACCTCGTCGAGTCGAGCGACGAGGTTCCCGACACTGTCCAGGAGGCTTTCCACATAAGCTCGACCGGACGACCGGGTCCTGTCGTGATAGACCTCCCGAAGGACGTCTCGAAGGGTAACACCCAAGCACAGAAGCGAGACGTCGAAGTCGAGGGCTACAACCCGACATATAAGGGACATCCCGAACAGATCAAGAAAGCTGCGGAGGCTATACAGGACGCCGAAAAGCCCGTGATCTTCGCGGGCGGTGGTGTCATAATGGCAGAAGCGAGCGACGAGATACGTGAGCTCGCTATGGAGAACGACATACCCGTGACGACTAGTCTTCAGGGACTCGGAGCCTTCCCCGAGGACCATCCTCTTTCGCTCGGAATGCTCGGAATGCACGGAACCGGCTATGCCAACCGCGCTATCACCGAGTCTGACCTCCTGATAGCCATAGGCACGAGGTTCGACGACCGTGCGACAGGAAA is a window from the Candidatus Afararchaeum irisae genome containing:
- a CDS encoding thioredoxin family protein, giving the protein MGVKVKDFYADWCGPCKKQDPIIEDLEEKHPDVDFEKVDVDDNPDTARDYGVRSVPTIIVEKDGEIVEKFIGVTQAEKIEAAMD
- a CDS encoding 2-isopropylmalate synthase, whose product is MVFWDHSVDSVSIFDTTLRDGEQSPGTSFSHDDKIKIADTLDEMGVDIIEAGFPINSDEEFEAVREITQRVDSDVCGLARVKKPDIDAAIDADVDLIHTFVSSSDVQIENSLDSSREEVLNMTAEAVEHITDHGYDCMFSPMDATRTDFDFLVDIVSTASEAGADIVNIPDTVGVMRPTAMKRLISGLREEVDIPYDVHCHDDFGLATANSIAGIEAGAVQTQVSVNGIGERAGNAALEEVVMSIESIFGVDTGIDTTKIYELSKLVERLSGIPLPQNKPIVGSNAFSHESGIHAAGVIEDSSTFEPGIMTPEMVGHRRRLVMGKHTGKHSVRETLQDAGYDPSEDEVNEITRRIKSMGGKGKRITDADVFAIAESVMSNVPESEKLIDLDEVSVVTGNKTTPMASVKADVDEEVRVDASVGVGPVDAALNAVESIMENEEGHDHDIEITDFHIDSISGGSDAVANVYVGVADSKGREANANASSEDITTASVEAVVDAINHLVRKRESDDEIEETEATP
- a CDS encoding sulfurtransferase TusA family protein; the protein is MFTCVLRWSTVFGVTKMEVEVDQTLDVKGESCPMPVLQTKKEIDNIGDGEVLEVLATDPGAESDVQSWADRTGNEFLGLEKEGDVLRLYIRKAA
- the ilvB gene encoding biosynthetic-type acetolactate synthase large subunit; the encoded protein is MSKSEEEKSEKKSQTQTETENEAQAEETQAEAEAGSEERHERRGARALVEGLKDEGVETMFGITGGAVMPVYDELYDDDDIEHIMMGHEQGAAHAAEAYHSVSGQPGVCLATSGPGATNLITGIADASIDSRSVVAITGQVPTDLIGNDAFQETDTRGITMPITKHNYLVESSDEVPDTVQEAFHISSTGRPGPVVIDLPKDVSKGNTQAQKRDVEVEGYNPTYKGHPEQIKKAAEAIQDAEKPVIFAGGGVIMAEASDEIRELAMENDIPVTTSLQGLGAFPEDHPLSLGMLGMHGTGYANRAITESDLLIAIGTRFDDRATGKIESFAPRAEVIHVDIDPAEISKNIHADIPIVGDAKEVTRNLNDYIEAEFSSPDTADWLEKIDDWKAKYPMEYEDDEDSLKPQYVIEEIDRMTPDDTVVTTGVGQHQMWAAQWYTYKEPRTWVSSGGLGAMGVGLPMAIGAKYGAPDQEVVCIDGDGSFLMTVQELSTAVREELDITVAILNNYYLGMVRQWQELFNDERYAESEMEKLPQFDKIAEAFGAHGERVESEDEVEDALEAAFEYDGPSVIDFIIDPMENVFPMVPAGSGNDEFIMGKGSPGSRIS
- a CDS encoding GNAT family N-acetyltransferase: MKEEDQYPEKSVSRFESPPLRFEDRDGRDIRLREYGRSEVEDEFEALFEMYRGFDTQDRAQGIPPIDEDEIRDWLDSITDGVSVVAWSESTAVGHAILVPDGEGRHSLAIFVDQEYQRSGIGSRLIRALLGHAVKKDVDEIWLTVERWNEAAISLYRDVGFEKLSTEPFGMRMGMEIADS
- a CDS encoding FAD-dependent oxidoreductase, coding for MADTDTTVTVIGDGPAGLGAALILAKDGQDVEVFGDDESRMHDAYLYNYPGIDEIHGSDFMEILRDQCEDFDTSINHERVEEIEVEDDGFTVTTESGDEYSSEYTVIATGLDKDLAEDIGLEFDGDSVEADKFGRTNVDDLYAAGWVMRGHKIEAAISVGDGQAVALDILSDIKGEPYHDFDVP
- a CDS encoding universal stress protein, with translation MKILLGIGGSEDSVRALRRTAERTEETGDDLTVAVVDNPRSDSDADDVKEKVRGILDEYDVSSEVRRVEGHAGSRIVDIAEREGFDEIVLGGGEKSPMGKIRIGHIAEFVILNSNISVKLVR
- a CDS encoding cold shock domain-containing protein — translated: MAEGEVTFFHDRKGYGFIETDEADDDVFFHMEDIGGPDLEEGEEVEFKIVEGDKGPRADNLVRA
- a CDS encoding phosphate-starvation-inducible PsiE family protein is translated as MSDSDDAGEMRLSPLSIASSTKKVVHYVEVAAGVIFALLFAVGVFDLSLQILEATVDGSITQPTVVMGFIDTGLLLLIIAEIYQTVIAYIEESDTRVIVRLIIYTGVIAMVRKAIIFRTSEYASTYDALLAAVAYSIILASMGFLLVIQNRETVTET